A stretch of Gemmatimonas aurantiaca T-27 DNA encodes these proteins:
- a CDS encoding globin family protein has protein sequence MTADQIATIRSTWNLMGATTDAVAPLFYDRLFQRDPLLRALFTSTDMPAQGEKLAQTLAVVVRGLDHLDQLMPAVQALGRRHATYGVQDAHYDLVGAALLDTFADILGDAFTADARSAWATAYGALATVMQQAAASANAHATTHAAISAP, from the coding sequence ATGACCGCCGACCAGATCGCCACGATCCGGTCGACCTGGAACCTGATGGGAGCCACCACCGATGCGGTGGCTCCCCTGTTCTATGACCGGCTCTTTCAACGCGACCCACTGCTGCGCGCCCTGTTCACGAGCACGGACATGCCGGCGCAGGGCGAAAAGCTCGCCCAGACCCTCGCCGTGGTGGTGCGGGGTCTCGATCATCTCGATCAACTGATGCCGGCCGTTCAGGCACTTGGCCGCCGGCACGCGACCTACGGTGTGCAGGACGCCCACTACGATCTCGTGGGTGCGGCCTTGCTTGATACGTTCGCGGATATCCTGGGTGATGCTTTCACCGCCGACGCGCGCTCGGCATGGGCCACCGCCTATGGCGCGCTCGCGACCGTGATGCAACAAGCCGCCGCATCGGCGAACGCCCATGCGACCACGCACGCTGCGATCAGCGCACCGTGA
- a CDS encoding NAD-dependent epimerase/dehydratase family protein: MTSTVKPLRILVLGGTGFIGPHLVEYALSRGHTLTLFNRGRTKPGLFPKAEQLIGDRNAPDGHAALAGRTWDVVFDLPATTPQWVVNAAAVLKGKVDQYVYVSSTAAYKDFARSFPDETHPTQDPAPITGPDAAAAPFGNKKVRCEQLVQEAFGNGATIVRPGLIVGPGDLTDRFTYWPVRIEKGGEVLAPGKLEDPAQWIDARDLAEWMVRMVESRTTGVFNAVGPRTVCGIGELLYGIKACYANDTRFTWVPESFLTEQKVRSWAEMPVWSYTGATTVAFCTTVVDKAVKAGLTFRPLATTVRDGMAWYHSRPAAEQEKLRAGISMEREREVLAAWHAKQSEGR; this comes from the coding sequence ATGACGAGCACCGTGAAGCCGTTGCGCATTCTCGTACTGGGAGGCACCGGCTTCATCGGTCCTCACCTGGTCGAATACGCGCTGTCGCGTGGGCACACGCTCACGCTGTTCAATCGTGGTCGCACCAAGCCCGGTCTGTTTCCCAAGGCCGAACAGTTGATCGGCGATCGCAATGCGCCCGATGGACATGCCGCATTGGCCGGGCGCACGTGGGATGTGGTGTTCGATCTGCCGGCCACCACACCGCAGTGGGTGGTGAATGCGGCGGCGGTGCTCAAGGGCAAGGTGGACCAGTACGTCTACGTGTCCAGCACTGCCGCCTACAAGGACTTTGCGCGGTCCTTCCCCGACGAAACCCACCCCACGCAGGATCCGGCCCCCATCACCGGGCCCGATGCCGCCGCCGCGCCCTTCGGCAACAAGAAGGTGCGCTGTGAGCAGCTCGTGCAGGAGGCGTTTGGCAATGGCGCCACCATCGTGCGTCCCGGGTTGATCGTCGGTCCTGGCGACCTCACCGACCGCTTCACCTACTGGCCCGTACGCATCGAAAAGGGCGGCGAGGTACTCGCGCCCGGCAAGCTGGAAGATCCGGCGCAGTGGATCGATGCCCGCGACCTGGCCGAGTGGATGGTGCGCATGGTGGAATCGCGTACGACCGGTGTGTTCAACGCCGTGGGCCCGCGGACAGTATGTGGCATCGGTGAGTTGTTGTACGGGATCAAGGCATGTTATGCCAACGATACCCGGTTCACGTGGGTGCCCGAGTCGTTTCTCACCGAGCAGAAGGTGCGCTCGTGGGCAGAGATGCCGGTGTGGAGCTACACGGGGGCCACCACGGTGGCGTTCTGCACGACCGTGGTGGACAAAGCCGTGAAGGCGGGGCTCACATTCCGCCCGTTGGCCACCACGGTGCGGGATGGCATGGCGTGGTACCATAGCCGGCCAGCCGCCGAGCAGGAGAAGTTGCGCGCGGGAATCTCGATGGAGCGGGAGCGGGAAGTGCTCGCCGCATGGCATGCCAAACAGAGTGAGGGTCGGTGA
- a CDS encoding PEP-CTERM sorting domain-containing protein codes for MCSDGSVIDPPPTTVPEPSTFVLLGIGTVALMTWSRRRHA; via the coding sequence GTGTGCAGTGACGGAAGTGTGATCGATCCACCACCGACCACAGTGCCCGAACCGTCGACGTTTGTGCTGTTGGGTATCGGCACGGTGGCGCTCATGACATGGTCACGCCGGAGGCACGCATGA
- a CDS encoding NTP/NDP exchange transporter encodes MRRTFNRLGTIEAGEERATLLAATYFFFALASYFILRAVRDAVGVAAGTDRLPWLFTGTLLTTLAMNPLYSSIVAKLPVRRFIPIVYRIFIGLLLTFAGVIKWGPHTWEPYLGPAFWILTSIYSLFIPSVFWGFMADTFRPEQSKRLFGFISVGGTLGALAGAFLTSRLAEVVGTPVLMVMSVLLLEAAVQSARRFPPSFRPDTRARDEAEQPVGGSAFAGITHVLASPYLLGICLYMLMFTIGSTVLYFQQAEIVGARYADRESRTAFLATIDTVVQSLTILAQLFVTGRVIKWFGVAVTLAIMPVLSLVGFAALGTWGTLAVFVVFQVLRRAGEYAFGRPAREVLYTVVPPEDKYKAKNFIDTFVYRSGDQIGAWSFAGLSAAGLAVSTISLAAAPMSAIWLAVAFWLGRQQLKKQAETT; translated from the coding sequence ATGCGTCGCACGTTCAATCGGCTGGGTACCATCGAGGCCGGTGAAGAACGCGCCACGTTGTTGGCAGCGACGTACTTCTTTTTTGCCCTGGCGAGTTACTTCATCCTGCGCGCCGTACGTGATGCGGTGGGTGTGGCGGCCGGTACGGACCGGCTGCCATGGCTGTTCACCGGCACGCTGCTCACCACGTTGGCGATGAATCCGCTGTATTCATCGATCGTGGCGAAGTTGCCGGTGCGGCGCTTCATCCCGATCGTGTACCGCATCTTCATCGGGCTGCTGCTTACGTTTGCCGGTGTCATCAAGTGGGGGCCGCACACCTGGGAGCCATACCTCGGCCCGGCGTTCTGGATTCTCACCAGCATCTACAGTCTGTTCATCCCCTCGGTGTTCTGGGGATTCATGGCCGATACGTTCCGGCCGGAGCAGAGCAAGCGGCTGTTCGGATTCATCAGTGTGGGTGGCACACTGGGCGCATTGGCTGGTGCGTTCCTCACGTCGCGGTTGGCCGAAGTGGTGGGCACGCCGGTGCTCATGGTGATGTCGGTGCTGTTGCTCGAAGCGGCAGTCCAGTCGGCGCGCCGGTTCCCACCCAGTTTTCGTCCGGATACCCGCGCGCGTGATGAAGCCGAGCAGCCGGTTGGTGGATCGGCGTTTGCCGGTATCACGCATGTGCTGGCCTCGCCGTATCTGCTCGGCATCTGTCTCTACATGCTGATGTTCACCATCGGCTCCACGGTGCTGTACTTTCAGCAGGCGGAGATCGTGGGCGCGCGCTACGCCGATCGGGAATCGCGTACCGCGTTCCTGGCCACGATCGATACGGTGGTGCAGTCGCTGACCATTCTCGCGCAGTTGTTTGTCACGGGGCGCGTGATCAAGTGGTTCGGCGTAGCGGTCACGTTGGCCATCATGCCAGTACTGAGCCTGGTGGGCTTTGCGGCATTGGGCACCTGGGGCACGCTGGCGGTGTTCGTGGTGTTCCAGGTGCTGCGCCGCGCGGGTGAGTACGCATTCGGGCGCCCGGCGCGCGAAGTGCTGTACACGGTTGTGCCGCCCGAGGACAAGTACAAGGCGAAGAACTTCATCGACACGTTTGTCTACCGCTCAGGCGACCAGATCGGTGCGTGGAGTTTTGCGGGTCTGTCGGCGGCCGGTCTGGCCGTGAGCACGATTTCTCTCGCGGCGGCGCCGATGAGCGCCATCTGGCTGGCCGTGGCGTTTTGGTTGGGCCGTCAGCAACTGAAGAAGCAGGCTGAAACCACGTAA
- a CDS encoding tail fiber domain-containing protein, with product MSSFARCADARGTVRHFRFQPLTLAASTLAVAALTLASALTASPLEAQAVFHACYVPASGTVYRVKAPNTPANCLQPTHVAFSWTDGADAAAALQNAVKKTDVAAGDVTGVFSNLTVGKLLGRALATTPPTDGQVLAWNASTSQWEAKTVAAGGGNGVSDHGALTGLGDDDHAQYLLSSGVRTSIGFAVQSPSGVSALPVLTDPNKPTLLWAGSYGALRTGFDGVGGWAANKIGGASASFGDNNEASGWGSFSATAYAVASGMYSIAMGTNAEATNVSAIALGPYARASGNSAIAFTGGIASANDAMAWRGKAEGTGSLALGSGSNATGNQAMAFGVGSAAANYSMALNGDAGGTSSTAIRGISSGDHSVAIGRNANTNYQANAIVLSASQSMGVAKALADGHFVMQGYRFWMGNGPQTAITPGRFLETSTGAYLSTGGTWTNTSDSTKKANFRAVDGESVLSTLAALPVYTWNYTAEDTTTRHMGPTAQAFRAAFNLGDTDKAISTVDIDGVAIAGVKALEARTKSLKTETIALREENAALTARLSQLEALVAQLANQLATQQSNTTRNP from the coding sequence ATGTCCTCCTTTGCACGCTGCGCCGATGCACGTGGCACCGTTCGGCATTTCCGTTTCCAGCCGCTGACGCTCGCTGCTTCCACCCTCGCCGTTGCCGCGCTGACGTTGGCCTCGGCGTTGACCGCTTCCCCGCTGGAAGCCCAGGCGGTCTTTCATGCCTGCTACGTTCCCGCATCAGGAACGGTTTATCGCGTCAAGGCACCCAACACGCCGGCCAACTGCCTGCAGCCCACGCATGTCGCGTTCAGTTGGACCGACGGCGCTGACGCCGCAGCCGCATTGCAGAACGCGGTCAAGAAGACCGATGTGGCGGCGGGTGATGTGACCGGGGTGTTCAGCAACCTCACGGTTGGCAAGCTGCTGGGCCGAGCATTGGCCACGACCCCGCCGACCGACGGGCAGGTGCTGGCCTGGAATGCGTCGACCAGCCAATGGGAGGCGAAGACGGTGGCGGCCGGCGGTGGGAACGGCGTCAGCGACCATGGCGCGCTGACGGGGCTCGGCGATGACGACCACGCGCAGTACCTGCTCTCGAGCGGTGTGCGGACGTCGATCGGCTTTGCGGTCCAGAGCCCGAGCGGGGTTTCTGCTCTGCCAGTGCTCACCGATCCCAATAAGCCGACCCTACTGTGGGCCGGGAGCTACGGCGCACTGCGAACCGGATTCGACGGCGTGGGCGGCTGGGCGGCGAACAAGATCGGCGGGGCGTCCGCCTCATTCGGGGACAACAATGAAGCCTCTGGCTGGGGGTCGTTCTCGGCCACGGCGTATGCCGTCGCTTCTGGCATGTACAGCATTGCGATGGGAACCAACGCTGAAGCCACCAACGTGAGCGCAATCGCATTGGGGCCGTATGCCCGCGCCTCGGGCAATAGCGCGATCGCCTTCACGGGTGGCATCGCCAGCGCCAACGATGCGATGGCGTGGCGGGGCAAAGCCGAAGGTACTGGATCGTTGGCGTTGGGAAGCGGTTCGAACGCCACCGGAAACCAGGCGATGGCCTTTGGCGTGGGAAGCGCGGCGGCCAACTATTCGATGGCCTTGAACGGCGATGCCGGAGGCACGTCGTCGACGGCGATCCGCGGCATCTCGTCGGGCGACCACAGTGTGGCCATCGGGCGCAACGCCAATACCAACTACCAGGCCAACGCCATTGTGTTGAGCGCTTCGCAATCGATGGGAGTTGCAAAGGCGCTGGCCGATGGCCACTTCGTGATGCAGGGCTATCGATTCTGGATGGGCAATGGTCCGCAGACTGCCATCACGCCGGGACGCTTCCTCGAAACCAGCACGGGTGCGTACCTCTCGACGGGCGGCACCTGGACCAACACCTCCGACTCCACCAAGAAGGCAAACTTCCGCGCTGTCGACGGCGAATCGGTGCTGAGCACACTGGCCGCGCTGCCGGTGTACACGTGGAACTACACCGCAGAAGACACCACCACGCGCCACATGGGCCCCACCGCACAGGCGTTCCGCGCGGCCTTCAATCTCGGCGACACCGACAAGGCGATCAGCACGGTGGACATCGATGGTGTGGCCATCGCCGGTGTGAAGGCGCTCGAAGCGCGTACCAAGTCGCTCAAGACCGAAACGATCGCACTGCGTGAAGAGAATGCGGCACTCACCGCGCGTCTGTCGCAGCTCGAGGCACTGGTGGCGCAGCTTGCCAACCAGCTCGCCACCCAGCAGTCCAACACCACGCGCAATCCGTGA
- a CDS encoding nuclear transport factor 2 family protein — protein MTQTCGALPSVMRAARVHGEGNTRVLRVDTVALPRVTPNTVLVRVHAASVNPVDWKLQDEGDLKPLAIPGGDFAGEVVAVGAGVTRYRCGDRVAGTVDQMETGGSYAEYLVAPLDAMVKKPARYSMQEASAYPTVAIAAWRFLIAGADVQRGERVLVHGASGGVGSMVVQIATARGATVIGTASARNHDFVRALGAAQMIDYTTTRFEDVARNMDVVVDAVGGETLTRSVAVVRRGGRLVSSAGSVPAETCRAAGILCPSRAPWDVPRGLAYVAPLIEAGQLQVHIDSVYTLDQIMAAQQHSRSGRTRGKVVVDMRASETAGALEPLQAYLDGHATGQEAHFRRAFASDAMLVGIKDGQYRQWPASEYIRVSSSGRAPADEAQRRRRIESLTINGQVATGVIALDYPDMIARDHMTLLKRDGEWRIVVKGYDASTPVAR, from the coding sequence ATGACACAAACGTGCGGTGCGCTGCCGTCCGTCATGCGCGCGGCCCGTGTGCATGGTGAGGGCAACACGCGCGTGTTGCGCGTCGACACGGTCGCACTGCCACGTGTGACACCGAATACCGTGTTGGTCCGTGTGCATGCGGCGAGCGTGAATCCGGTGGACTGGAAGCTGCAGGACGAAGGGGATCTCAAGCCGCTCGCCATTCCCGGTGGGGACTTTGCCGGAGAGGTGGTGGCTGTGGGTGCCGGTGTCACGCGCTATCGATGCGGTGATCGTGTGGCGGGCACGGTGGATCAGATGGAGACGGGCGGTAGCTATGCCGAGTATCTGGTGGCACCGCTCGATGCCATGGTGAAAAAGCCTGCGCGCTACAGCATGCAGGAAGCCTCGGCCTATCCGACGGTGGCCATTGCTGCGTGGCGTTTTCTCATTGCGGGCGCCGATGTGCAGCGCGGCGAGCGGGTGCTGGTGCATGGCGCATCGGGTGGCGTGGGCTCGATGGTGGTGCAGATCGCCACAGCGCGCGGCGCCACGGTGATCGGTACCGCGTCGGCGCGCAATCATGACTTTGTGCGCGCGCTGGGCGCAGCACAGATGATCGACTACACCACCACGCGTTTCGAAGACGTGGCGCGCAACATGGATGTGGTGGTGGACGCGGTCGGGGGAGAAACGCTCACTCGATCGGTGGCGGTGGTGCGTCGTGGTGGGCGGCTGGTGTCATCGGCCGGGTCGGTGCCGGCGGAGACGTGTCGTGCGGCGGGCATTCTCTGTCCATCACGTGCGCCATGGGATGTGCCACGTGGTCTGGCGTACGTTGCACCGCTCATCGAGGCCGGGCAGTTGCAGGTGCATATCGACAGCGTGTACACACTCGATCAAATCATGGCCGCGCAGCAGCACAGCCGGAGTGGTCGCACCCGCGGCAAGGTGGTCGTCGATATGCGCGCCAGTGAGACGGCCGGCGCGCTGGAGCCGTTGCAGGCCTACCTCGATGGACATGCCACCGGACAGGAAGCGCATTTTCGTCGGGCGTTTGCGTCCGATGCCATGCTGGTGGGCATCAAGGACGGACAATACCGGCAGTGGCCGGCGAGTGAGTACATCCGCGTCTCGTCCAGCGGCCGGGCGCCCGCCGATGAAGCGCAGAGGCGGCGGCGTATCGAGTCGCTCACCATCAATGGCCAGGTGGCGACGGGAGTCATTGCGCTCGACTATCCGGATATGATCGCGCGGGACCATATGACCCTGCTCAAGCGCGACGGCGAATGGCGCATCGTGGTGAAGGGTTATGACGCGTCTACGCCGGTCGCACGCTGA
- a CDS encoding DMT family protein codes for MVPISGTILRTVLLLTASNVFMTFAWYGHLKNLSGRPWIIAALVSWGIALFEYLLQVPANRMGATTMSIAQLKMLQEAIALTVFVPFAVFYMKQPVKLDFLWAGLCIMGALYFMFRGS; via the coding sequence ATGGTCCCCATCTCCGGCACCATCCTGCGCACTGTGCTCCTGTTGACCGCCTCGAACGTGTTCATGACGTTCGCCTGGTATGGCCATCTCAAGAATCTGAGTGGACGGCCCTGGATCATTGCGGCGCTGGTCAGTTGGGGGATCGCCCTGTTCGAATACCTGCTGCAGGTGCCGGCCAACCGGATGGGGGCGACCACCATGAGCATCGCCCAGCTCAAGATGCTGCAGGAGGCGATCGCGCTGACGGTCTTTGTGCCGTTCGCCGTCTTCTATATGAAGCAGCCAGTGAAGCTCGACTTCCTGTGGGCTGGTCTGTGCATCATGGGCGCGTTGTACTTCATGTTCCGAGGCTCATGA
- a CDS encoding BTAD domain-containing putative transcriptional regulator has product MNRFVTFGGCAVVSSGGEVRGAATQQRRLALLAVLARAGERGVSRTRLLSLFWPDEDDDERRRKALAQALYALRRDLGDERIITGSQELKLDAEVLPHDVGEFMHHLRHGRHAEAVALYDGPFLSGFHLVGAPAFERWADEERRVLERDYTRALETLAGNAERQGQRAEAITYWRKLAAVDPLDSRATLALMRALAANGEVSAAIRQAAIHETLFQQELELPPDREVMAFAMELRARQGTEPVAPLVPVDVAPVVAAPVPVLAGATDDTIAEPPAAVSIASLVTPLTVALATPLRRRWTRARVLAVAVGVAALAALGTWGVSALQHHEPAPGEPRYHAPPSIAVGLIADFREPSTGPVRSLAALLATSLARSEALRVVSAARLSELLHHGGVGDSTEAAYISAARRAGAHELIDGSLFDPGDGTLRLDLRRVDVETGSVLAALTIRGQDLFALADSGTARLLDGFGIEPLAGSVRDVTTRSAVAHRFYAEGLKANASYDLEAARRLFGEALRADSQFAMAAYEYARVNPNRAELAEEMSRALHLAKRATARERLIIRAGWASTMQVAGLKETADSLLQLDQSDPQALLFAAEARLNLGLPGEAIPLLQRALAIDSAALGAVRPEHCYACEAVQMLSRAYLDQDNPDAAIAIIKRWVDRQPQSTEAWASYSRVLDFTGRLPEASRALDRALALNPAYPAGFVRRVSNLLRAARLSEAEQLAREQTTLATADQRLDGWWQLATVLRHQGRMRDALVAVNRFRAIRDTVDGGQMALNHAYLPALILADAGRIPAAIALFDSMATGAIRPGEHDANVRRLRTISLTAAADLVAQQGDTTSLQARMRAIEEAGSQSGVVRDTRAHHYVRGLLWRARGKSDLAITEFQAAMAPPLRGYHSRINIELARGLVTRGEPDAAITAVRFIMRDVVDGIAVTQTEMHEVLAQAHHAAGRADSASFHADWVKRAWSTGEPAYQARAQRLSQFIGVRATR; this is encoded by the coding sequence ATGAATCGGTTTGTCACCTTCGGTGGTTGCGCAGTCGTTTCCAGTGGTGGTGAGGTGCGTGGCGCTGCGACCCAGCAGCGTCGGCTCGCCCTGTTGGCGGTGTTGGCCCGCGCGGGCGAACGCGGCGTATCGCGCACCCGCCTGTTGTCGTTGTTCTGGCCTGATGAAGACGATGATGAGCGTCGCCGCAAAGCCCTCGCGCAGGCGCTGTATGCGTTGCGTCGCGATCTCGGCGATGAGCGCATCATCACCGGTTCGCAGGAACTCAAGCTCGACGCCGAGGTTTTGCCGCACGATGTCGGCGAGTTCATGCACCACCTGCGGCATGGTCGTCACGCAGAAGCGGTAGCGCTGTACGACGGCCCGTTTCTGAGTGGTTTCCATCTCGTCGGAGCACCAGCATTCGAGCGATGGGCCGATGAAGAGCGTCGAGTGCTGGAGCGTGACTACACGCGCGCGCTCGAAACGCTGGCCGGCAACGCAGAGCGACAGGGACAGCGCGCTGAAGCCATTACCTACTGGCGCAAGCTGGCGGCAGTCGATCCACTCGATTCACGGGCCACGCTCGCCCTCATGCGGGCCTTGGCAGCCAATGGTGAAGTGTCGGCAGCCATCCGACAGGCCGCCATTCACGAAACGCTGTTTCAGCAGGAGCTCGAGCTTCCGCCCGATCGGGAAGTGATGGCATTTGCGATGGAGTTGCGTGCCCGACAGGGCACCGAGCCTGTCGCGCCGTTGGTACCGGTTGACGTGGCGCCTGTTGTGGCCGCACCGGTCCCGGTGTTGGCTGGCGCGACGGACGACACGATCGCCGAGCCGCCAGCGGCGGTCTCAATCGCATCGCTGGTAACACCGCTGACAGTGGCGCTGGCAACACCTTTGCGTCGTCGATGGACTCGCGCGCGTGTGTTGGCAGTGGCGGTCGGTGTGGCTGCACTGGCCGCTTTGGGCACATGGGGCGTCTCGGCGTTGCAACATCACGAACCGGCACCGGGCGAACCGCGCTATCACGCACCACCAAGCATTGCCGTCGGTCTCATCGCGGATTTCCGTGAACCGTCGACCGGTCCGGTGCGCTCTCTCGCGGCATTGCTGGCCACCAGTCTCGCCCGCAGCGAAGCGTTGCGTGTGGTGAGTGCCGCGCGACTCAGTGAATTGCTGCACCACGGTGGCGTGGGTGACAGCACCGAGGCGGCGTATATCAGTGCGGCGCGGCGGGCCGGTGCGCATGAACTCATTGACGGATCACTGTTCGATCCCGGTGATGGCACGCTGCGTCTCGACTTGCGCCGCGTGGATGTGGAGACCGGCTCCGTGCTGGCCGCACTCACCATTCGAGGCCAGGATCTCTTTGCGCTAGCCGATAGTGGCACGGCGCGTCTGCTCGATGGCTTCGGCATCGAGCCACTCGCCGGCAGTGTGCGTGATGTGACCACCCGTTCCGCCGTGGCACACCGCTTCTATGCCGAAGGACTGAAAGCCAACGCGTCCTACGATCTGGAGGCGGCCCGTCGACTGTTTGGTGAAGCGCTGCGGGCCGACTCCCAGTTTGCGATGGCGGCGTACGAGTACGCGCGTGTCAATCCGAATCGCGCCGAGTTGGCGGAAGAGATGTCGCGAGCGCTACACCTGGCCAAGCGCGCGACCGCACGTGAGCGACTGATCATTCGGGCAGGATGGGCGTCCACCATGCAGGTGGCGGGGCTCAAGGAAACCGCCGACTCCTTGCTGCAGCTCGACCAGAGCGACCCGCAGGCATTGTTGTTCGCTGCTGAAGCGCGACTCAATCTGGGCCTGCCGGGTGAAGCCATTCCGTTGTTGCAACGTGCGCTCGCCATCGATTCGGCAGCACTTGGCGCGGTACGCCCGGAGCACTGTTACGCCTGTGAAGCCGTGCAGATGTTGTCACGTGCGTATCTCGATCAGGACAATCCCGACGCTGCCATCGCCATCATCAAGCGCTGGGTGGACCGTCAGCCGCAGTCGACCGAGGCGTGGGCGTCGTACTCCCGCGTGCTCGATTTCACCGGACGTCTGCCCGAAGCCTCGCGTGCGCTCGATCGTGCGCTGGCGCTCAATCCGGCCTATCCGGCTGGCTTTGTGCGACGTGTGAGTAATCTGCTGCGTGCGGCACGATTGTCAGAAGCCGAACAACTGGCGCGCGAGCAGACCACACTGGCCACGGCAGACCAACGGCTCGATGGATGGTGGCAGCTTGCCACCGTGCTCCGTCATCAGGGTCGCATGCGCGACGCGCTCGTGGCCGTCAATCGTTTTCGTGCCATACGGGATACGGTGGATGGTGGTCAGATGGCACTCAATCATGCCTACCTGCCGGCACTCATTCTGGCCGATGCCGGACGCATCCCGGCCGCCATTGCCCTGTTCGATTCGATGGCCACCGGTGCCATTCGGCCAGGAGAACACGATGCCAATGTACGACGCCTGCGCACCATCTCGCTGACGGCCGCCGCCGACCTGGTGGCCCAACAAGGTGACACCACGTCACTGCAGGCGCGCATGCGTGCCATCGAAGAAGCGGGTTCACAGAGCGGCGTGGTGCGCGATACGCGGGCGCACCACTATGTACGTGGCCTGCTCTGGCGGGCGCGTGGCAAGTCGGACTTGGCGATCACCGAGTTCCAGGCTGCCATGGCTCCGCCGCTGCGGGGCTATCACTCACGCATCAACATCGAGCTGGCACGCGGCCTGGTGACACGCGGTGAACCCGATGCCGCCATCACCGCCGTGCGCTTCATCATGCGCGATGTAGTGGATGGCATTGCCGTTACACAGACCGAGATGCATGAAGTGCTGGCCCAGGCTCATCATGCCGCCGGCCGCGCCGACTCCGCCTCGTTTCACGCGGACTGGGTGAAGCGTGCCTGGTCGACGGGCGAACCTGCGTATCAGGCACGAGCGCAACGACTGTCGCAATTCATCGGCGTGCGCGCAACGCGATAG
- a CDS encoding TetR/AcrR family transcriptional regulator, translating into MSTAEIRNGSLARRERQKAETRQAILDAARELFVADGVDATTMRAIAAKIGYTPTAIYHHFKDKDALIMELCVADFRALGSALYSIGRIDDPAERMRRMAMAYADFALANASQYRFMFMTEPGHSFDEEAENIEKAPEEDAYAFLLGSVEEGIQRGVFRAEFDEPHTLAQTFWSGIHGVISLWFTHQNNSYINLRDPHQAVERICTVLMRGTLRNPE; encoded by the coding sequence ATGAGCACCGCAGAAATCAGGAATGGTTCGCTTGCCCGCCGCGAACGGCAAAAGGCGGAAACCCGACAGGCGATTCTGGACGCTGCCCGCGAATTGTTTGTGGCAGACGGCGTGGATGCGACCACCATGCGCGCCATCGCGGCAAAGATCGGATACACCCCCACAGCCATCTACCATCATTTCAAGGACAAAGACGCCTTGATCATGGAGTTGTGCGTGGCGGACTTCCGGGCCCTCGGGTCAGCACTGTACAGCATCGGGCGAATCGATGACCCGGCCGAAAGAATGCGCCGCATGGCCATGGCCTACGCCGATTTTGCCTTGGCCAATGCAAGCCAGTATCGCTTCATGTTCATGACAGAACCCGGCCACTCGTTCGATGAAGAGGCCGAGAACATCGAGAAGGCGCCGGAAGAAGATGCCTATGCCTTCTTGCTCGGGTCCGTCGAAGAGGGCATCCAGCGAGGGGTCTTCCGTGCAGAATTTGACGAACCCCACACCCTGGCGCAGACTTTCTGGAGCGGCATCCACGGCGTCATCTCGCTCTGGTTCACCCACCAGAACAACAGCTACATCAACCTTCGCGACCCACATCAGGCGGTCGAACGCATCTGCACGGTCCTGATGCGAGGCACACTGCGAAACCCGGAGTGA